In a genomic window of Natranaerovirga pectinivora:
- a CDS encoding ABC transporter ATP-binding protein, with protein sequence MVKIENLVKRYGDLIALDHLNIEIKEGEIFGLLGPNGSGKTTAINCLLSLLKFDKGSIEIFGKEMTPSAYDIKKDIGIVMQNVAVFEELNVYENIDYFCGLYVTDKKKRKELVERAIEFVALKDFVKFQPKKLSGGLLRRLNIACGIAHNPKLIILDEPTVAVDPQSRNNILEGIKKLNAEGATIIYTSHYMEEIEQLCSRLAILDKGKVIATGTKEEVKGMISLGEKIVVETFNINEKHLDKIRQIPNVIDVELRENILTIKQNNGASNLVNIMTFIAENDISYGKIYSELPTLNDVFLEITGKELRD encoded by the coding sequence ATAGTTAAAATTGAGAATTTAGTTAAAAGATATGGCGATTTAATCGCTCTTGATCATTTGAATATTGAAATAAAAGAAGGTGAAATTTTTGGTCTTCTAGGCCCAAATGGTTCTGGAAAGACAACAGCTATAAATTGCCTACTATCCCTATTAAAATTTGATAAAGGATCTATTGAAATCTTTGGTAAAGAAATGACGCCATCTGCCTATGATATAAAAAAAGACATTGGTATCGTTATGCAAAATGTAGCTGTTTTTGAAGAGCTCAATGTCTACGAGAATATTGATTATTTCTGTGGTCTTTATGTTACTGACAAGAAAAAACGCAAAGAGTTAGTTGAACGTGCCATAGAATTTGTAGCATTAAAAGACTTTGTAAAATTTCAGCCTAAAAAATTAAGTGGTGGTCTTCTAAGAAGGCTTAACATTGCCTGTGGAATTGCTCACAATCCAAAGTTAATCATTCTAGACGAACCAACGGTTGCAGTTGATCCTCAAAGTAGAAATAACATTCTAGAAGGTATAAAAAAATTAAATGCAGAAGGCGCAACGATTATTTATACTTCCCATTATATGGAAGAAATTGAACAACTTTGCTCTAGGCTAGCTATTTTAGATAAGGGAAAAGTCATTGCAACAGGTACTAAGGAAGAGGTTAAGGGGATGATTTCACTTGGAGAAAAAATTGTTGTAGAAACCTTTAACATAAATGAAAAACATTTAGATAAAATCCGTCAAATACCTAATGTTATTGATGTTGAACTAAGGGAAAATATCTTAACCATTAAACAAAATAATGGCGCAAGTAACCTTGTTAATATAATGACTTTTATTGCTGAAAATGATATTAGTTACGGTAAAATTTATTCTGAATTGCCAACTCTAAACGATGTGTTCCTTGAAATAACAGGGAAAGAACTAAGAGATTAA
- a CDS encoding sensor histidine kinase yields the protein MSNILNKIIIFAGASGMLLFEYSPYQGIIAMAVAIAISGLIEYFSDEAFAKIAFIGYLICAVFYPQFVFFLPLISYDLLHTKIQMLIFIGLIPYILHINKFSSGSYGVLILICTIVYFLKVRALKENKLREDYITQRDYLTEISLSLEEKINELVIKQDIDVNLATLNERNRIAREIHDNVGHLLSSSILQIGAIMAVSKDENTVKSLGVVKNTLDEGMNSIRKSVHDLHDHSIDLYGEIQKILKNFTFCKVKLNYEIHGEMPAKAKYAIIAIIKEALSNVIKHSNGDFVSIGLYEHPKLFQLIIYDNGKKKGEIESFKGMGLESIKQRVASLNGIINFDQSKGFKIFISFMKP from the coding sequence ATGAGCAATATTTTAAATAAGATAATTATTTTTGCTGGTGCGTCTGGTATGCTTTTGTTTGAATATTCACCTTACCAAGGGATTATTGCCATGGCAGTAGCCATTGCTATTAGTGGGCTAATAGAATATTTTAGTGACGAGGCATTCGCTAAAATAGCTTTTATTGGCTATTTAATCTGTGCAGTATTCTATCCCCAGTTTGTATTTTTTTTGCCTTTGATAAGTTATGATTTATTACATACAAAAATTCAAATGTTAATATTCATAGGTTTAATACCATATATATTACACATTAATAAGTTTTCTTCAGGAAGCTATGGGGTGTTAATCCTTATCTGTACTATTGTTTATTTTTTAAAAGTACGTGCGCTAAAAGAAAATAAACTTAGAGAGGATTATATTACTCAAAGAGATTACTTAACAGAAATTTCATTATCTCTTGAAGAAAAAATAAATGAGCTTGTTATTAAACAAGATATAGACGTGAATCTTGCTACCTTAAACGAAAGAAATAGGATTGCACGAGAAATACATGATAATGTTGGGCACCTTCTTTCAAGTTCCATATTACAAATCGGAGCTATTATGGCTGTAAGTAAAGATGAGAACACGGTAAAAAGCCTTGGGGTGGTTAAGAACACTTTGGATGAAGGTATGAACTCCATAAGGAAAAGTGTTCATGACCTTCATGATCATTCCATTGACCTATACGGGGAGATTCAAAAGATACTTAAAAACTTTACTTTTTGTAAAGTAAAACTAAACTATGAAATACATGGAGAAATGCCAGCCAAGGCAAAGTACGCTATTATAGCCATTATTAAGGAGGCATTATCAAATGTGATAAAACATTCTAATGGAGATTTTGTTTCCATAGGCCTTTATGAGCATCCAAAACTTTTCCAGCTTATAATATATGATAATGGAAAGAAAAAAGGAGAAATAGAGAGTTTTAAAGGAATGGGACTTGAGAGCATAAAGCAGAGAGTGGCATCACTAAATGGGATTATCAATTTTGATCAATCTAAAGGATTTAAAATATTCATATCTTTTATGAAACCATGA
- a CDS encoding response regulator transcription factor: protein MKIIIVDDDSLVSLSLKTIIEANEGFEVLAIANSGEEAVRLYKEHQPDIILMDIRMGEMSGLEAGEEILKRFTKAKILFLTTFADDEYIIKALKIGAKGYILKQHYNCIIPALNAVYSGQNVFGEEIINKLPAVMSNQGKKEDYQSYGILDKEFEIITWVSKGLSNKEIAQELYLGEGTVRNYISGILEKLGLRDRTQLAIFYFNHLI, encoded by the coding sequence GTGAAAATTATAATTGTAGACGACGATAGTCTTGTTTCATTATCATTAAAAACAATTATTGAAGCTAATGAAGGGTTTGAAGTACTAGCAATAGCCAACAGTGGAGAAGAGGCCGTAAGGCTCTATAAAGAGCATCAACCGGATATTATTTTAATGGATATAAGAATGGGTGAAATGAGTGGATTAGAAGCGGGTGAAGAAATTTTAAAGAGATTTACAAAAGCAAAAATTCTTTTTCTGACCACTTTTGCAGATGATGAATACATTATTAAAGCTTTAAAGATAGGTGCAAAAGGATACATTTTAAAACAACATTACAATTGTATCATACCAGCACTTAATGCTGTTTATTCTGGACAGAATGTTTTTGGAGAGGAAATTATCAATAAGCTACCCGCTGTTATGTCTAATCAAGGAAAGAAAGAGGACTACCAAAGCTATGGGATTTTAGATAAAGAATTTGAAATCATTACATGGGTTTCCAAAGGTCTCTCAAACAAGGAAATAGCACAGGAACTGTATTTAGGAGAGGGAACAGTAAGGAATTACATAAGTGGGATTTTGGAGAAACTGGGCTTAAGAGATCGAACCCAACTTGCTATTTTTTATTTTAATCATTTGATTTAG
- a CDS encoding ABC transporter permease → MSFHIFKYSLKSLIKDKMALFWMLFFPLILATFFNLAFENLMSNENFHQVKIAITTDYEMPEGLEEAMKESNLFIISYTTEDEAKELLYEKEITGYLKNTDELELIIFSSGIYQSITKVFLDNYAQISATIYNIIEGNPQIIYMGFLENLQFEEGFTEEIPVNNSMNMLVIYYFALLAMTCLFSSIAGCYAVGITQANQTSLAARINVAPTPKLKAFLSLISATISFQFMSALIALTYITQVLKVDFGDRILHIIIICLVGCFTGTMFGALFGSVTKFKAEVKDMLVSNITMVMCFLSGLMVLQIKYIVQEKAPIIAYINPASLITDGLYALYYYDTFERYYLNLSLLGLLGIIFCTITILILRRQKYASI, encoded by the coding sequence ATGTCATTTCACATTTTTAAATATAGTTTAAAATCCTTAATAAAGGATAAAATGGCCTTATTCTGGATGCTTTTCTTCCCTCTTATTTTAGCTACATTTTTTAACCTGGCATTTGAAAATCTTATGTCTAATGAAAATTTTCATCAGGTAAAGATTGCAATAACCACTGATTATGAAATGCCTGAGGGTCTAGAAGAAGCAATGAAAGAAAGTAATCTTTTTATTATATCCTACACAACAGAAGATGAAGCAAAAGAACTTCTATATGAAAAAGAAATTACAGGGTATTTAAAAAACACAGATGAGCTAGAACTAATAATTTTTTCTTCCGGGATTTATCAATCTATTACAAAAGTATTTTTAGACAACTATGCTCAAATTTCAGCTACTATTTATAATATTATTGAAGGAAACCCTCAAATTATCTATATGGGCTTTTTAGAAAATCTTCAGTTTGAGGAAGGGTTTACGGAAGAGATTCCTGTAAATAATTCAATGAATATGCTTGTGATATACTATTTTGCTTTATTAGCTATGACTTGCTTGTTCTCCTCTATTGCAGGATGTTATGCTGTGGGCATAACTCAAGCAAATCAAACATCACTAGCTGCTAGAATAAATGTTGCCCCAACACCTAAACTTAAAGCTTTTTTATCACTGATTTCTGCTACCATTAGTTTTCAGTTTATGTCCGCATTGATTGCTCTCACCTATATAACCCAAGTTTTAAAAGTAGACTTTGGTGATAGAATCCTTCATATCATTATCATTTGTTTAGTGGGGTGTTTTACAGGTACCATGTTTGGTGCTCTGTTTGGTTCAGTTACAAAGTTTAAAGCAGAAGTTAAGGATATGTTAGTGTCTAATATAACCATGGTTATGTGCTTTTTATCCGGCTTAATGGTTTTACAAATTAAATATATCGTTCAGGAAAAAGCACCTATTATTGCTTATATAAATCCTGCAAGTTTAATTACTGATGGTCTTTATGCACTTTACTATTATGATACTTTTGAAAGATATTACCTTAACCTTTCCTTGTTAGGTTTACTAGGAATAATCTTCTGCACTATTACTATCCTGATTTTAAGGAGGCAAAAATATGCAAGTATTTAA
- the tyrS gene encoding tyrosine--tRNA ligase, with amino-acid sequence MLKPEEQLRIILKGVHTLVSEEELLTKLKKSFDTNEPLTIKLGLDPSAPDIHLGHAVVLRKMKQMQDLGHRVIIIIGDFTGKIGDPTGKAKGRVALTDEQVKENAKTYCEQIFKVLDKEKTEVRSNSEWLSKLNFEDVIRLAATTTVARILERDDFQKRYQNQTPIGIHEFFYPLMQAYDSIELKADIELGGTDQTFNILMGRTLQKTLDQEQQIAMFMPILEGLDGVEKMSKSLGNYIGVSEPAEVMFKKVMEVPDELIIKYFELTTDEHPDVIEKIKEELKDGVNPRDVKLRLAKIITSLYHTPEDVEKAIAYFEVAFGKKEIPDEIPELLIEIDKDTIADIILQLIEMDYVKSKSEFIRLVKQNGVQLNGEKLVIDDLDKVIICNDVMKIGKKRFVKFIK; translated from the coding sequence ATGTTAAAACCAGAAGAACAATTACGAATTATCCTAAAAGGGGTACACACCCTAGTAAGTGAAGAAGAGTTGCTTACAAAATTAAAAAAATCATTTGATACAAATGAACCACTAACAATAAAACTAGGACTTGACCCATCAGCACCAGATATTCATTTAGGTCATGCCGTTGTTCTGCGAAAGATGAAGCAGATGCAGGATTTAGGGCACCGAGTGATAATTATTATTGGTGATTTTACAGGCAAAATTGGAGATCCAACTGGAAAGGCTAAAGGTAGAGTTGCCCTTACAGATGAACAAGTAAAGGAAAATGCAAAAACCTATTGTGAGCAGATTTTCAAAGTATTAGATAAAGAAAAGACAGAAGTGAGATCTAATAGTGAATGGTTGTCAAAGCTTAACTTTGAAGATGTTATTAGACTTGCTGCAACCACTACTGTTGCTAGAATTTTAGAAAGAGATGACTTTCAAAAAAGATATCAAAATCAAACACCAATAGGGATTCATGAATTTTTCTATCCGCTAATGCAGGCTTATGACTCAATTGAACTTAAAGCAGATATTGAGTTAGGGGGAACGGATCAAACATTTAATATACTGATGGGTAGAACCCTTCAAAAAACATTAGATCAAGAACAACAAATTGCTATGTTTATGCCTATTCTTGAAGGATTAGATGGTGTTGAAAAGATGAGTAAAAGTCTTGGTAATTATATTGGGGTTAGTGAACCAGCGGAAGTGATGTTTAAAAAAGTTATGGAAGTTCCGGATGAACTAATTATTAAATATTTTGAGCTTACTACCGATGAGCATCCAGATGTTATTGAGAAAATAAAAGAAGAATTAAAAGACGGTGTAAACCCTAGAGATGTCAAATTGCGTCTAGCAAAAATTATAACTTCTCTTTACCATACACCTGAAGATGTAGAAAAAGCAATTGCATATTTTGAGGTAGCCTTTGGTAAAAAAGAAATTCCAGATGAGATACCAGAGCTTTTAATAGAGATAGATAAAGATACTATTGCCGATATAATTTTACAATTAATTGAGATGGATTATGTTAAAAGTAAAAGTGAATTTATCCGATTGGTTAAGCAAAATGGTGTTCAGTTAAATGGGGAGAAGTTAGTAATAGATGATTTAGATAAAGTGATAATCTGTAATGATGTTATGAAAATAGGGAAGAAAAGGTTTGTAAAATTTATAAAGTAA
- a CDS encoding ABC transporter permease: MQVFKVFYKIVPRKFLGVFLIYTIIFVGLATFFSRSGLNQTENAFELSKVRVSVINDDHSPLANGLENYMNSIARPIEINRDEESIKDALFFRQTEFIVIIPEGFQDKFTSSDHIKINTMSVPDSISSAYAQTIIDSYLNTARLYISAYPEMPVEEINTRVAADISTEVNVSFLNIENNNGNGLSHLNAYFNFLSYILIAMLISMVGRIMLIFNNKELKMRNYCAPLSSKNYNFQLIFSNLLIAFIVWFVFAVLAFVINKGTLNQTGSFLFLINSFVLTVICLSISFLVSTFATKNSIDPIGNCLSLGLSFLGGSFVPQALLSDQLKIIGVFNPIFWYIRVNDAIGELTSMTQSSLQPIVYGILVQLAFAIALLAIALVIIKQRRQTH, encoded by the coding sequence ATGCAAGTATTTAAAGTTTTTTATAAAATTGTACCTAGAAAATTCTTAGGCGTTTTCTTAATCTATACAATCATTTTTGTTGGTCTTGCAACATTTTTCTCGAGGAGTGGATTGAATCAAACTGAAAATGCTTTTGAACTTTCAAAGGTTAGAGTTTCTGTTATTAATGATGATCACTCGCCCCTTGCTAACGGGCTAGAAAACTATATGAATAGTATTGCCAGACCAATAGAAATAAATAGAGATGAAGAAAGTATTAAAGATGCACTATTTTTCCGCCAAACAGAATTTATTGTTATTATTCCTGAAGGTTTTCAAGATAAATTTACTTCCTCTGACCATATTAAAATTAATACAATGTCTGTTCCTGATTCAATTAGTTCCGCATACGCACAAACCATTATTGATAGTTACTTGAATACTGCAAGACTTTACATCTCAGCTTATCCTGAAATGCCTGTTGAAGAAATCAATACAAGAGTTGCTGCAGATATTTCTACAGAAGTAAATGTATCCTTCCTAAATATAGAAAATAATAATGGCAATGGCCTTTCACACCTTAACGCTTATTTCAACTTTTTATCTTATATATTAATCGCTATGCTAATCTCTATGGTTGGGCGCATAATGCTAATATTTAATAATAAAGAACTTAAAATGCGTAATTATTGTGCACCTTTAAGCAGTAAAAATTATAATTTTCAACTGATTTTTAGCAATTTGTTAATCGCTTTTATTGTTTGGTTTGTCTTTGCCGTTTTAGCTTTTGTTATAAACAAAGGCACTCTTAATCAAACTGGATCGTTTTTATTTCTTATTAACTCATTTGTTTTAACAGTAATTTGTTTAAGCATAAGCTTCTTAGTATCTACATTTGCAACAAAAAATTCAATTGATCCTATAGGAAATTGCTTATCTCTTGGATTGTCCTTTTTAGGTGGTTCCTTTGTACCACAAGCACTTTTAAGTGATCAATTAAAAATCATTGGCGTCTTTAATCCAATATTCTGGTATATTCGAGTTAATGATGCTATTGGAGAACTTACTAGTATGACACAGTCTTCACTTCAACCTATTGTTTATGGTATTCTTGTTCAATTGGCTTTTGCTATTGCACTGTTAGCTATTGCATTAGTGATTATTAAACAAAGACGTCAAACTCATTAG
- a CDS encoding ABC transporter ATP-binding protein: MDKIIELNNITKVYGKQIKTQVLFDLDLQIISGTFNSIIGQSGSGKSTLLNIMGTLDKATSGKVFINGERTDEMDINHLATLRNETIGFIFQFHYLLPEFTALENVLMPHYIKYGKVDKRLEARAHELIDLVGLTKVKNNLSGNMSGGQQQRAAIARSLINTPKLILADEPTGNLDSDTSEVIYDLLRKINKEFKTTFVIITHDRRIAEKTDRIIEIKDGRIHSDFSRKAIDIS, encoded by the coding sequence ATGGATAAAATAATAGAGCTTAATAATATTACTAAAGTATATGGTAAACAAATTAAAACTCAAGTTCTTTTTGATTTAGATTTACAAATTATATCAGGCACATTTAATAGCATTATAGGTCAATCAGGGAGTGGTAAAAGTACGCTCTTAAATATTATGGGTACCCTAGATAAGGCAACAAGTGGCAAAGTTTTTATCAATGGTGAAAGAACGGATGAAATGGATATTAATCATTTGGCCACACTAAGAAATGAAACCATTGGATTCATATTTCAGTTTCATTACTTATTGCCTGAATTCACAGCACTTGAAAATGTTTTAATGCCACACTATATCAAATATGGTAAGGTAGATAAACGATTAGAAGCAAGAGCCCATGAACTTATTGATTTAGTTGGTTTGACCAAAGTAAAGAATAACCTTTCAGGTAATATGTCTGGTGGGCAGCAACAAAGAGCTGCAATTGCCAGATCTTTAATCAATACCCCAAAACTTATTCTAGCTGATGAGCCAACAGGCAACTTAGATTCAGATACCAGTGAAGTGATTTATGATTTGCTTAGAAAAATAAACAAAGAATTTAAAACTACATTTGTCATCATCACCCATGATAGAAGAATAGCTGAAAAAACCGATCGTATTATTGAAATAAAAGATGGCCGAATTCATAGCGACTTCTCAAGAAAAGCTATTGACATCTCATAA
- a CDS encoding sensor histidine kinase: MIIKQWHRIYLFSKINMILIFGFLSIIFNINQSTMIFTLIGVMLILCCSHELLTDGDSIKEDKKEWVLNSIFLFTEIVIGILTFLILEDWYNAMFIYILVSPSYQWIKKIRIFLPSVCYLSYSIFFTLTSALDIKTVSYTFLLLFLCLVLYYIEKLVCLYEIKETQILKSVKQSVLNELLAKNISKELTEKVYLVEENARYEERENIARNMHNAVGHTITSAIMALNATKVIYDMNPSLAKEKISVAEDRMHKSLNEIRQAVRILDKEINELSIKELSNMLKITCEQFMLDTEIQIVYKFYDALEDVYINNRHCEFLHSSLSEALTNGVRHGNATRFYVEMIYDSRHVKLIVKDNGTIFNQFPLEEQQIRLENGYGLKKIQNYITRCGGNTKLDFQEGFQITMELPIISSEKRWE; this comes from the coding sequence ATGATAATAAAACAATGGCATCGAATATACTTGTTTTCTAAAATTAATATGATTTTAATTTTCGGTTTTCTAAGTATTATCTTTAATATTAACCAATCCACCATGATATTTACACTAATAGGTGTTATGTTAATCCTCTGTTGTAGCCATGAGTTACTCACTGATGGAGATTCTATTAAAGAAGATAAAAAAGAATGGGTTCTTAATAGCATATTTCTTTTTACCGAGATAGTGATTGGCATTCTGACCTTTTTGATCCTTGAAGATTGGTATAATGCAATGTTTATATACATATTGGTTAGCCCATCCTATCAATGGATTAAAAAAATACGTATTTTTCTTCCATCAGTTTGTTATTTATCCTATTCTATATTTTTTACTTTAACAAGTGCGCTTGATATAAAAACAGTATCTTATACTTTTTTATTATTATTTTTATGTCTTGTATTGTATTACATAGAGAAACTTGTATGCTTATATGAAATCAAAGAAACTCAAATATTAAAAAGTGTAAAGCAAAGTGTTCTAAACGAATTGCTTGCTAAAAATATAAGTAAAGAATTAACTGAAAAAGTATATCTTGTAGAAGAAAACGCTAGGTATGAAGAAAGAGAAAATATTGCTCGAAATATGCATAATGCCGTAGGCCATACCATAACTTCTGCCATAATGGCATTAAATGCTACAAAAGTCATATATGATATGAATCCAAGCCTAGCTAAAGAGAAAATATCAGTTGCAGAAGATCGAATGCATAAAAGTTTAAATGAAATAAGACAAGCGGTACGAATACTAGATAAAGAAATTAATGAACTATCCATAAAAGAATTATCTAATATGCTAAAAATTACTTGCGAACAATTTATGTTAGATACTGAGATACAAATTGTATATAAATTTTATGATGCTCTTGAAGATGTTTACATTAATAACCGCCATTGTGAGTTTTTACACTCTTCTTTATCCGAGGCATTGACCAATGGCGTAAGACATGGCAATGCGACCAGATTCTACGTTGAGATGATATATGATTCACGTCATGTTAAACTCATTGTAAAGGATAATGGAACTATTTTTAATCAATTTCCACTAGAAGAACAACAAATCCGTTTAGAAAATGGATATGGATTAAAAAAGATTCAAAATTATATAACTCGGTGTGGTGGTAATACAAAATTAGATTTTCAGGAAGGATTCCAAATAACCATGGAATTACCTATAATTTCTTCAGAAAAGAGGTGGGAATAA
- a CDS encoding response regulator transcription factor, translating into MIKVLLVDDDTELMDNLELILTYQGKMSVVGKATDGKDALEQLKHMKTDVILLDLNMKGMGGIDAIPYIKKSYPNLKIMVLTTFYDDHYITEAIKKGADGYLLKDSNPENIIDGVKHILTGQSILDNKVMNQLAKMMLSKKEVKQEHSLNFSQLTKREMEVCTLLSEGNTNSAIATQLYISQGTVKNYISSIYDKLEIRDRATLVVKLRECLNKN; encoded by the coding sequence ATGATTAAAGTATTATTAGTTGATGATGATACAGAATTAATGGATAATCTGGAACTCATCTTAACTTATCAAGGTAAAATGAGTGTGGTAGGAAAAGCAACAGATGGAAAAGATGCATTAGAACAATTAAAACATATGAAAACAGATGTTATCTTACTTGACCTTAATATGAAGGGAATGGGTGGCATTGATGCTATTCCTTATATAAAGAAAAGCTATCCTAATTTAAAAATCATGGTTCTTACGACATTTTATGATGATCATTATATTACTGAAGCGATTAAAAAAGGTGCTGATGGCTATTTATTAAAAGACAGTAATCCTGAGAATATTATAGATGGGGTAAAACATATCCTTACAGGTCAAAGCATCTTAGATAATAAGGTTATGAATCAATTGGCAAAGATGATGCTATCTAAAAAGGAAGTGAAACAGGAGCACTCCCTCAACTTCTCCCAATTAACCAAAAGGGAAATGGAAGTATGTACACTTCTATCTGAGGGAAATACAAATAGTGCAATAGCTACTCAATTATATATTTCCCAAGGCACCGTTAAAAATTATATTTCTTCAATTTATGATAAACTAGAGATTCGTGATAGAGCCACTTTAGTTGTGAAATTACGAGAATGTCTTAATAAAAATTAA
- a CDS encoding ABC transporter permease: MRLAFRIALRFLTSNKGQTILIALGIGIGISVQIFIGSLIQGLQISLVDATIGQASHITIQSSVKNEPIVDYIDIENKTMQGYEGITAISPTLTRGAFLLFDNEFEQVLFRGFEMNKANTIYRFDKALVEGRFPKANEVMLGELLAKENKINVFDTIEILTPDGLLTEVVVSGLFDLKVAAINNSWVVGELDLAREIFEYEDDAVSALEMQIKEPFNATEATEKISQAINNKSIALSNWKEANEQLLSGLNGQSTSSLMIQVFVVISVVLGIASVLAITVLQKSKQIGILKAMGINDKNASLVFIFQGLMLGMVGGIVGILLGLVLLWSFSTFALNADGTPVVPIFINIRFIGLSGFIAISASTVASVLPALKSKKLSPIEVIRNG; encoded by the coding sequence ATGAGATTAGCTTTTAGAATTGCTTTAAGATTTCTTACATCTAATAAAGGTCAAACAATATTAATAGCGTTAGGGATTGGTATTGGTATTTCAGTACAAATTTTCATTGGATCCTTAATTCAAGGGTTGCAGATTAGTTTAGTGGATGCCACCATAGGCCAAGCATCTCATATCACAATTCAATCATCTGTGAAGAATGAACCAATAGTAGATTATATTGATATTGAGAATAAAACTATGCAAGGATATGAAGGAATCACCGCTATTTCACCAACCCTTACAAGGGGGGCGTTTTTGCTTTTTGATAATGAATTTGAACAGGTTCTTTTTCGTGGATTTGAAATGAATAAAGCCAATACAATTTATCGTTTCGATAAGGCTTTAGTTGAAGGACGCTTTCCCAAGGCTAATGAAGTTATGCTAGGTGAGTTATTAGCGAAAGAGAATAAAATTAATGTATTTGATACAATAGAAATTTTAACACCAGATGGTTTGCTCACTGAAGTGGTGGTATCAGGGCTTTTTGATTTGAAGGTTGCTGCTATTAATAATAGCTGGGTTGTCGGAGAACTTGACTTAGCACGAGAAATATTTGAATATGAAGATGATGCAGTATCAGCCCTTGAAATGCAAATAAAAGAACCTTTTAATGCAACAGAAGCAACAGAGAAGATAAGTCAAGCCATAAATAATAAATCAATAGCTTTAAGTAACTGGAAAGAGGCCAATGAACAGCTTTTGAGTGGTCTTAATGGACAAAGTACTTCTAGCCTTATGATTCAAGTGTTTGTTGTTATTTCTGTGGTTCTTGGTATTGCAAGTGTATTGGCTATTACAGTATTACAAAAATCTAAGCAAATTGGAATATTAAAGGCAATGGGTATTAATGATAAAAACGCAAGCTTGGTTTTTATATTTCAAGGTCTAATGCTAGGCATGGTAGGCGGGATAGTAGGAATTTTATTAGGTCTTGTGTTACTATGGTCCTTTAGTACATTTGCTTTAAATGCAGATGGCACACCTGTTGTACCAATCTTTATTAACATTAGGTTTATAGGATTATCAGGTTTTATTGCTATCTCAGCATCCACAGTTGCTTCTGTCTTACCCGCATTAAAATCTAAAAAGCTTTCTCCAATTGAGGTGATACGCAATGGATAA